Proteins encoded in a region of the Roseateles sp. SL47 genome:
- a CDS encoding helix-turn-helix domain-containing protein: protein MPFGAFIRKQREEKNIQMNEFARQLEISPAYWSRIERDMEKPPKDELIRKAAEILGIDPDDAFVEASRLPPDMREDVGNVVRMYRREATEKK from the coding sequence ATGCCTTTCGGAGCCTTCATTCGCAAGCAGCGCGAAGAGAAGAACATCCAGATGAACGAGTTCGCGCGTCAGCTCGAAATTTCGCCCGCCTACTGGTCACGCATCGAGCGCGATATGGAAAAACCGCCCAAGGATGAACTGATACGCAAGGCGGCCGAGATTCTGGGTATCGATCCGGACGACGCATTCGTTGAGGCCAGCCGTCTGCCGCCCGACATGCGCGAGGATGTGGGTAACGTTGTGCGGATGTACCGCCGGGAAGCAACGGAGAAGAAGTGA
- a CDS encoding DUF2924 domain-containing protein — protein sequence MNEKQASVAARIAELSSQPIAELWPVWDRYFSSRPINPNRVFIESRIAYKMQEEAFGGLAHNTRQRLEAIGAKHSKIKLRARPRDTNFAPGTVLLREWGDREHKVAVTAEGLFEYEGSTFKSLTAVARQITGTHWSGPLFFGLTGKAGAQ from the coding sequence ATGAACGAGAAACAAGCATCCGTCGCCGCACGGATCGCGGAGCTGTCGAGCCAGCCCATCGCTGAGCTGTGGCCAGTGTGGGATCGGTACTTCAGCAGCCGCCCCATCAACCCCAACCGCGTCTTCATCGAGTCGCGCATCGCCTACAAGATGCAGGAGGAGGCCTTCGGCGGTCTGGCGCACAACACGCGCCAGCGCCTGGAGGCCATCGGTGCCAAGCATTCCAAGATCAAGCTGCGGGCTCGCCCGCGCGACACCAACTTCGCGCCCGGCACCGTGCTGCTGCGCGAATGGGGCGACCGCGAGCACAAGGTGGCGGTCACCGCCGAAGGTCTGTTCGAGTACGAGGGCAGCACCTTCAAGAGCCTGACAGCCGTGGCCCGGCAGATCACCGGCACGCACTGGTCGGGGCCACTGTTCTTCGGCCTGACCGGCAAGGCAGGTGCGCAATGA
- a CDS encoding recombinase family protein has protein sequence MSDATQIASPKARKRCAVYCRVSSDERLDQEFNSIDAQKEAGHAYVASQRAEGWIPVADDYDDPGFSGGNTDRPGLKRLMADIERGQIDIVVVYKIDRLTRSLADFSKMVEVFERQGVSFVSVTQQFNTTTSMGRLMLNVLLSFAQFEREVTGERIRDKIAASKRKGMWMGGVPPLGFDVENRLLVINDTEAAVVRRIFEEMLTIGSPTQIAANLTLDGITTKAWTTQDGQTRAGTRIDKKYLHKLLRNRIYLGELSHKGSWYPGVHQAIIDPGLWGRVHEVLAKDGHTRSVETKIRSRTDALLRGLLYAPSGERMYPTYSRKNGRKYHYYVSKSEARFGAPGKGYERLPAPEIEGAVVAQIRTVLTSPETVASVVRHIQRNGAQIDEATTVMAMGRLNNVWDQLFPVERHRIANLMIERIDLVHAGEVQGIKVKWREVGWNALIAEFAPNSIGAELLEVEV, from the coding sequence ATGAGCGACGCCACCCAAATCGCCTCTCCCAAGGCGCGCAAACGCTGCGCCGTCTACTGCCGGGTGTCGTCGGACGAGCGCCTTGACCAAGAGTTCAACTCCATCGACGCGCAGAAGGAGGCTGGCCACGCCTACGTCGCCAGCCAACGCGCAGAAGGATGGATTCCGGTGGCCGACGACTACGACGACCCCGGCTTCTCCGGCGGCAACACGGATCGTCCCGGGCTGAAACGCCTGATGGCCGACATCGAGCGCGGCCAGATCGACATCGTGGTGGTCTACAAGATTGACCGCCTGACGCGCAGCCTTGCCGACTTCTCCAAGATGGTCGAGGTGTTCGAGCGCCAGGGCGTGTCGTTCGTGTCGGTCACGCAGCAGTTCAACACCACCACCTCGATGGGACGGCTGATGCTCAACGTGCTGCTGTCCTTCGCCCAGTTCGAGCGCGAGGTCACCGGCGAGCGCATCCGCGACAAGATCGCCGCCAGCAAGCGCAAAGGGATGTGGATGGGTGGCGTGCCGCCGCTCGGCTTCGACGTGGAGAACCGTCTGCTGGTCATCAACGACACCGAGGCGGCGGTGGTGCGGCGCATCTTTGAGGAGATGCTGACCATCGGCTCGCCCACCCAGATTGCCGCCAACCTGACGCTTGATGGCATTACCACCAAGGCGTGGACGACACAGGACGGTCAGACAAGGGCAGGCACGCGCATCGACAAGAAGTACCTGCACAAGCTGCTGCGCAACCGCATCTACCTCGGGGAGTTGTCGCACAAGGGCAGTTGGTACCCGGGCGTGCATCAAGCCATCATCGATCCCGGACTGTGGGGACGGGTTCACGAAGTGCTGGCCAAGGACGGTCACACCCGGTCGGTGGAAACCAAGATCAGGTCGCGCACCGACGCCTTGCTGCGCGGCCTGCTGTACGCGCCCTCGGGCGAGCGGATGTACCCGACCTACTCGCGCAAGAACGGGCGCAAGTACCACTACTACGTGTCCAAGTCGGAAGCGCGGTTCGGCGCGCCGGGAAAGGGCTACGAGCGCCTGCCCGCGCCGGAGATCGAAGGGGCGGTGGTCGCCCAGATCCGAACGGTGCTGACCAGCCCGGAAACGGTGGCGTCGGTGGTTCGGCACATCCAACGCAACGGGGCCCAGATCGACGAGGCCACCACCGTGATGGCGATGGGACGGCTCAACAACGTGTGGGATCAACTGTTCCCCGTCGAGCGCCACCGCATCGCCAATCTGATGATCGAGCGCATCGACCTCGTCCACGCAGGCGAGGTGCAGGGGATCAAGGTGAAGTGGCGTGAGGTGGGTTGGAACGCGCTCATCGCGGAGTTCGCCCCGAACAGCATCGGTGCCGAACTGCTGGAGGTCGAAGTCTGA
- a CDS encoding site-specific recombinase resolvase — translation MDESMETFVPLTFRRRGVQRVAADDRHVHDVTLLDGVARAFYWQHLLDTGAMQSGSAIARAEKLHHSVVNELLRLTLLAPDIIEQFMAGKQPRRLTLMWFQRNRLMVDWHAQRQLMASFEEEA, via the coding sequence ATGGACGAGTCGATGGAAACCTTTGTGCCACTAACGTTCCGCCGCCGGGGCGTCCAGCGCGTGGCTGCCGACGACCGGCACGTCCACGACGTGACCCTGCTCGACGGTGTGGCACGCGCCTTCTACTGGCAGCACCTGCTGGACACCGGCGCGATGCAAAGCGGGTCGGCCATCGCCCGTGCCGAGAAACTGCACCACTCGGTGGTCAACGAACTGCTGCGCCTGACCCTGCTGGCCCCCGACATCATTGAGCAATTCATGGCGGGCAAGCAGCCACGTCGGCTGACGCTGATGTGGTTTCAGCGAAACCGCCTAATGGTCGACTGGCACGCCCAGCGCCAGCTCATGGCCAGTTTTGAGGAGGAGGCATGA
- a CDS encoding LacI family transcriptional regulator — protein sequence MSKKHCGHAKGDPVTYQTPLPAGGVQMETFLPWTLVRRGLKKQVITPLDAPQEFLDEARRERQVREMAQDTPLMRALGLAHHWQRLLDEGRFSSMTEIAAAEGIDLGQASKMSRLAQLAPDLIEAIALGRLNVGVSQLLRGRLSASWLAQREALVAGWR from the coding sequence ATGAGCAAGAAGCATTGCGGCCACGCCAAGGGCGACCCGGTGACCTATCAGACGCCGCTGCCCGCTGGCGGCGTGCAGATGGAAACCTTCCTGCCCTGGACACTGGTGCGCCGGGGCCTGAAAAAGCAGGTCATCACGCCGCTGGACGCGCCGCAGGAGTTCCTGGACGAGGCCCGCCGTGAGCGGCAGGTGCGCGAGATGGCGCAGGACACCCCCTTGATGCGGGCGCTCGGCCTCGCGCACCACTGGCAGCGCCTGCTGGACGAAGGACGGTTCAGTTCGATGACCGAGATCGCGGCGGCCGAAGGCATCGACCTCGGCCAAGCGAGCAAGATGAGCCGACTGGCACAACTGGCCCCCGACTTGATCGAAGCCATCGCCCTGGGACGCCTCAATGTGGGCGTCAGCCAGTTGCTGCGCGGCAGGTTGTCGGCGTCCTGGCTGGCCCAACGTGAGGCGCTAGTGGCAGGCTGGCGCTGA
- the gph gene encoding phosphoglycolate phosphatase (PGP is an essential enzyme in the glycolate salvage pathway in higher organisms (photorespiration in plants). Phosphoglycolate results from the oxidase activity of RubisCO in the Calvin cycle when concentrations of carbon dioxide are low relative to oxygen. This enzyme is a member of the Haloacid Dehalogenase (HAD) superfamily of aspartate-nucleophile hydrolase enzymes (PF00702).) — protein MVRAVLFDLDGTLVDSAPDLAGATNEMLLARGLPAVPFERLRPMVGAGARGMMGVAFGVTPQDEAFAALRTEFFDRYEARLLQSTYAFEGVEEMLAGLVAAGLSWGIVTNKIERFALPLARGLGWDRMASAVIGGDTTGHAKPHPAPLLEAARRAGVDPLHCIYVGDDVRDIQAGKAAGMPTVAVRWGYLGQGEPIDAWGADVILDTPSELLAWLAPMRATRHA, from the coding sequence GTGGTGCGTGCGGTCCTCTTCGATCTGGACGGCACGCTGGTGGACAGTGCGCCGGATCTGGCCGGTGCCACCAACGAGATGCTGCTGGCTCGTGGGCTTCCAGCGGTGCCGTTCGAGCGGCTGCGTCCGATGGTGGGGGCCGGCGCGCGCGGCATGATGGGCGTAGCCTTTGGTGTCACGCCGCAGGACGAAGCGTTTGCTGCGCTGCGCACTGAGTTCTTTGACCGCTACGAAGCGCGCCTGCTGCAGTCCACCTACGCGTTCGAGGGTGTGGAGGAGATGCTGGCGGGCTTGGTGGCGGCAGGGCTGAGCTGGGGCATTGTCACCAACAAGATCGAGCGATTTGCACTGCCGCTGGCGCGTGGTCTGGGCTGGGATCGAATGGCGTCCGCAGTCATTGGTGGAGACACCACCGGCCATGCCAAACCTCACCCGGCGCCCTTGCTGGAAGCGGCGCGCCGTGCCGGGGTGGATCCGCTTCATTGCATTTACGTCGGAGACGATGTGCGGGACATTCAAGCCGGCAAGGCGGCGGGTATGCCGACGGTGGCGGTCCGCTGGGGCTACCTCGGGCAGGGCGAGCCGATTGATGCGTGGGGCGCTGACGTGATCCTCGACACCCCTTCCGAATTGCTGGCGTGGCTGGCGCCCATGCGGGCGACCCGCCACGCTTAA
- the ubiG gene encoding bifunctional 2-polyprenyl-6-hydroxyphenol methylase/3-demethylubiquinol 3-O-methyltransferase UbiG, producing MANVDANELAKFSELAHRWWDTESEFKPLHRINPLRLNWIDGYSPLAGKRVLDVGCGGGILADAMARKGANVLGIDLAVKSLRVAELHAMEAGTDNVAYQEIAVEDLAAQRPGEFDVVTCMEMLEHVPDPASVVTALGRLVKPGGWVFLSTLNRNAKSFLLAIVGAEYVLRMLPAGTHEYGRFIRPSELGQMCREAGLEPQGAKGLTFNPLTQRYKLGGDTDVNYLLACRRPA from the coding sequence ATGGCGAACGTCGATGCAAACGAACTCGCGAAATTCAGCGAGCTGGCCCACCGCTGGTGGGATACCGAAAGTGAATTCAAGCCCCTGCACCGCATCAATCCATTGCGGTTGAACTGGATTGACGGCTACAGCCCGTTGGCTGGCAAACGCGTGCTGGATGTGGGGTGCGGCGGCGGCATCCTGGCCGATGCCATGGCGCGCAAAGGCGCGAATGTGCTGGGCATTGACCTGGCGGTGAAGTCGCTGCGTGTGGCCGAACTGCATGCCATGGAGGCCGGGACCGACAACGTGGCCTATCAGGAGATTGCCGTCGAGGATTTGGCGGCGCAGCGCCCCGGTGAATTCGATGTGGTCACCTGCATGGAGATGCTGGAGCATGTGCCGGATCCAGCGTCGGTGGTGACTGCACTGGGGCGGCTGGTGAAGCCGGGTGGCTGGGTGTTTCTCTCCACGCTGAACCGCAATGCCAAGTCCTTCCTGCTGGCCATCGTCGGCGCGGAATATGTGCTGCGGATGCTGCCAGCGGGCACCCATGAATACGGCCGTTTCATCCGTCCGTCCGAGCTGGGGCAGATGTGCCGCGAAGCCGGGCTGGAGCCACAAGGCGCCAAGGGCCTGACCTTCAATCCGCTGACGCAGCGCTACAAGCTGGGCGGCGATACCGACGTGAACTACCTATTGGCGTGCCGTCGCCCGGCATGA
- the ompA gene encoding outer membrane protein OmpA yields MKKLNRVASLFAVAALATSGAMAQTVDNWRATDGTVWKNGTNELCWRDAFWTPATAGKDCDGALKPVAAPVVAPAPAPAPAPAASPTTPAPVVVPPKPTSEKVTYAADAFFDFDKSVLKADAKTALDDLVGKTGGINLEVIIAVGHTDSVGSDEYNQKLSVRRAEAVKAYLVSKGLEKNRVYTEGKGEKQPVADNATAEGRSKNRRVEIEVVGTRAVK; encoded by the coding sequence ATGAAGAAACTGAACCGCGTGGCGTCGCTCTTCGCTGTCGCCGCTTTGGCCACCTCGGGTGCTATGGCCCAAACCGTGGACAACTGGCGTGCAACGGACGGCACCGTTTGGAAGAACGGCACCAACGAGCTGTGCTGGCGCGATGCCTTTTGGACCCCGGCCACGGCTGGCAAGGATTGCGATGGCGCGCTGAAGCCCGTCGCTGCACCGGTGGTTGCTCCGGCTCCTGCCCCGGCACCGGCTCCTGCTGCTTCCCCGACGACGCCCGCTCCGGTGGTCGTTCCTCCGAAGCCCACCAGCGAAAAGGTCACCTACGCTGCTGACGCTTTCTTCGACTTCGACAAGTCGGTGCTGAAGGCCGATGCGAAGACCGCTCTGGATGACCTGGTCGGCAAGACGGGTGGCATCAACCTCGAAGTGATCATCGCCGTCGGCCACACCGACAGCGTCGGTAGCGACGAGTACAACCAGAAGCTGTCGGTCCGCCGCGCTGAAGCTGTGAAGGCTTATCTGGTGAGCAAGGGTCTGGAAAAGAACCGCGTGTACACAGAAGGCAAGGGCGAGAAGCAGCCTGTGGCTGACAACGCCACTGCTGAAGGCCGCTCCAAGAACCGCCGCGTCGAAATCGAAGTGGTCGGCACCCGCGCCGTCAAGTAA